A window of the Acanthochromis polyacanthus isolate Apoly-LR-REF ecotype Palm Island chromosome 10, KAUST_Apoly_ChrSc, whole genome shotgun sequence genome harbors these coding sequences:
- the LOC127535787 gene encoding uncharacterized protein LOC127535787 isoform X4, protein MFLSGLVDVSQWIGGRFSVVWWMFLSGLVDVSQWIGGRFSVVWWMFLIGLVDVSHWFGGCLNGLVDVSHWFGGRFSLVWWTFLSGLVDVSQWFGGCFSLVWWTFLSGLVDVSQFFVGCFSLVWWMFLIGLVEVSHWFGGRFSLVWWTFLSGLVEVSQWFGGGLNGLVDVSHWFGGCFSLVWWTFLIGLVDVSHWFGGRFSLVWWTFLSGLVDVSQWFGGGFSVVWWRFVSGLVNVSHWFGGCFSVVWWMFLIGLVDISQWFGGCFSVVWWMFLSGLVDVSQWFGGGFSVVWWRFVSGLVDISQWFGGCFSVVWWMFLSGLVDVSQWFGGCFSVVWWRFLSSLVEVSHWFGGRFSVVWWMCLIGLVDVSHWFGGCLNGLVDVSHWFGGRFSLVWWTFLSGLVDVSQWFGGRFSVVWWTFLSGLVEV, encoded by the exons atgtttctcagtggtttggtggatgtTTCTCAGTGGATTGGTGGACGTttctcagtggtttggtggatgtttctcagtggtttggtggatgtTTCTCAGTGGATTGGTGGACGTttctcagtggtttggtggatgtttctcattggtttggtggatgtttctcattggtttggtgGATGTTTGAATGGTTTGGTGGACgtttctcattggtttggtggacgtttctcattggtttggtggacgtttctcagtggtttggtggacgtttctcagtggtttggtggatgtttctcattggtttggtggacgtttctcagtggtttggtggacgtttctcagttttttgttggatgtttctcattggtttggtggatgtttctcattggtttggtggaggtttctcattggtttggtggacgtttctcattggtttggtggacgtttctcagtggtttggtggaggtttctcagtggtttggtggaggtttgaatggtttggtggatgtttctcattggtttggtggatgtttctcattggtttggtggacgtttctcattggtttggtggacgtttctcattggtttggtggacgtttctcattggtttggtggacgtttctcagtggtttggtggacgtttctcagtggtttggtggaggtttctcagtggtttggtggaGGTTTGTCAGTGGTTTGGTGAAtgtttctcattggtttggtggatgtttctcagtggtttggtggatgtttctcattggtttggtggacatttctcagtggtttggtggatgtttctcagtggtttggtggatgtttctcagtggtttggtggacgtttctcagtggtttggtggaggtttctcagtggtttggtggaggtttgtcagtggtttggtggacatttctcagtggtttggtggatgtttctcagtggtttggtggatgtttctcagtggtttggtggacgtttctcagtggtttggtggatgtttctcagtggtttggtggaGGTTTCTCAGTAGTTTGGTGGAGgtttctcattggtttggtggacgtttctcagtggtttggtggatgtgtctcattggtttggtggatgtttctcattggtttggtgGATGTTTGAATGGTTTGGTGGACgtttctcattggtttggtggacgtttctcattggtttggtggacgtttctcagtggtttggtggacgtttctcagtggtttggtggacgtttctcagtggtttggtggac gtttctcagtggtttggtggaggtttga
- the LOC127535787 gene encoding uncharacterized protein LOC127535787 isoform X1: MFLSGLVDVSQWIGGRFSVVWWMFLSGLVDVSQWIGGRFSVVWWMFLIGLVDVSHWFGGCLNGLVDVSHWFGGRFSLVWWTFLSGLVDVSQWFGGCFSLVWWTFLSGLVDVSQFFVGCFSLVWWMFLIGLVEVSHWFGGRFSLVWWTFLSGLVEVSQWFGGGLNGLVDVSHWFGGCFSLVWWTFLIGLVDVSHWFGGRFSLVWWTFLSGLVDVSQWFGGGFSVVWWRFVSGLVNVSHWFGGCFSVVWWMFLIGLVDISQWFGGCFSVVWWMFLSGLVDVSQWFGGGFSVVWWRFVSGLVDISQWFGGCFSVVWWMFLSGLVDVSQWFGGCFSVVWWRFLSSLVEVSHWFGGRFSVVWWMCLIGLVDVSHWFGGCLNGLVDVSHWFGGRFSLVWWTFLSGLVDVSQWFGGRFSVVWWRFEWFGGCFSLVWWRFLIGLVDVSHWFGGCFSLVWWTFLSGLVDVCQWFGGGFSVVWWRFLIGLVDVSHWFGGRFSVVWWMFLIGLVDVSQWFGGCFSLVWWTFLSGLVEVSQ; encoded by the exons atgtttctcagtggtttggtggatgtTTCTCAGTGGATTGGTGGACGTttctcagtggtttggtggatgtttctcagtggtttggtggatgtTTCTCAGTGGATTGGTGGACGTttctcagtggtttggtggatgtttctcattggtttggtggatgtttctcattggtttggtgGATGTTTGAATGGTTTGGTGGACgtttctcattggtttggtggacgtttctcattggtttggtggacgtttctcagtggtttggtggacgtttctcagtggtttggtggatgtttctcattggtttggtggacgtttctcagtggtttggtggacgtttctcagttttttgttggatgtttctcattggtttggtggatgtttctcattggtttggtggaggtttctcattggtttggtggacgtttctcattggtttggtggacgtttctcagtggtttggtggaggtttctcagtggtttggtggaggtttgaatggtttggtggatgtttctcattggtttggtggatgtttctcattggtttggtggacgtttctcattggtttggtggacgtttctcattggtttggtggacgtttctcattggtttggtggacgtttctcagtggtttggtggacgtttctcagtggtttggtggaggtttctcagtggtttggtggaGGTTTGTCAGTGGTTTGGTGAAtgtttctcattggtttggtggatgtttctcagtggtttggtggatgtttctcattggtttggtggacatttctcagtggtttggtggatgtttctcagtggtttggtggatgtttctcagtggtttggtggacgtttctcagtggtttggtggaggtttctcagtggtttggtggaggtttgtcagtggtttggtggacatttctcagtggtttggtggatgtttctcagtggtttggtggatgtttctcagtggtttggtggacgtttctcagtggtttggtggatgtttctcagtggtttggtggaGGTTTCTCAGTAGTTTGGTGGAGgtttctcattggtttggtggacgtttctcagtggtttggtggatgtgtctcattggtttggtggatgtttctcattggtttggtgGATGTTTGAATGGTTTGGTGGACgtttctcattggtttggtggacgtttctcattggtttggtggacgtttctcagtggtttggtggacgtttctcagtggtttggtggac gtttctcagtggtttggtggaggtttgaatggtttggtggatgtttctcattggtttggtggaggtttctcattggtttggtggatgtttctcattggtttggtggatgtttctcattggtttggtggacgtttctcagtggtttggtggacgtttgtcagtggtttggtggaggtttctcagtggtttggtggaggtttctcattggtttggtggacgtttctcattggtttggtggacgtttctcagtggtttggtggatgtttctcattggtttggtggatgtttctcagtggtttggtggatgtttctcattggtttggtggacatttctcagtggtttggtggaGGTTTCTCAGTAG
- the LOC127535787 gene encoding uncharacterized protein LOC127535787 isoform X3: MFLSGLVDVSQWIGGRFSVVWWMFLSGLVDVSQWIGGRFSVVWWMFLIGLVDVSHWFGGCLNGLVDVSHWFGGRFSLVWWTFLSGLVDVSQWFGGCFSLVWWTFLSGLVDVSQFFVGCFSLVWWMFLIGLVEVSHWFGGRFSLVWWTFLSGLVEVSQWFGGGLNGLVDVSHWFGGCFSLVWWTFLIGLVDVSHWFGGRFSLVWWTFLSGLVDVSQWFGGGFSVVWWRFVSGLVNVSHWFGGCFSVVWWMFLIGLVDISQWFGGCFSVVWWMFLSGLVDVSQWFGGGFSVVWWRFVSGLVDISQWFGGCFSVVWWMFLSGLVDVSQWFGGCFSVVWWRFLSSLVEVSHWFGGRFSVVWWMCLIGLVDVSHWFGGCLNGLVDVSHWFGGRFSLVWWTFLSGLVDVSQWFGGRFSVVWWTFLSGLVDVSHWFGGCFSLV, from the coding sequence atgtttctcagtggtttggtggatgtTTCTCAGTGGATTGGTGGACGTttctcagtggtttggtggatgtttctcagtggtttggtggatgtTTCTCAGTGGATTGGTGGACGTttctcagtggtttggtggatgtttctcattggtttggtggatgtttctcattggtttggtgGATGTTTGAATGGTTTGGTGGACgtttctcattggtttggtggacgtttctcattggtttggtggacgtttctcagtggtttggtggacgtttctcagtggtttggtggatgtttctcattggtttggtggacgtttctcagtggtttggtggacgtttctcagttttttgttggatgtttctcattggtttggtggatgtttctcattggtttggtggaggtttctcattggtttggtggacgtttctcattggtttggtggacgtttctcagtggtttggtggaggtttctcagtggtttggtggaggtttgaatggtttggtggatgtttctcattggtttggtggatgtttctcattggtttggtggacgtttctcattggtttggtggacgtttctcattggtttggtggacgtttctcattggtttggtggacgtttctcagtggtttggtggacgtttctcagtggtttggtggaggtttctcagtggtttggtggaGGTTTGTCAGTGGTTTGGTGAAtgtttctcattggtttggtggatgtttctcagtggtttggtggatgtttctcattggtttggtggacatttctcagtggtttggtggatgtttctcagtggtttggtggatgtttctcagtggtttggtggacgtttctcagtggtttggtggaggtttctcagtggtttggtggaggtttgtcagtggtttggtggacatttctcagtggtttggtggatgtttctcagtggtttggtggatgtttctcagtggtttggtggacgtttctcagtggtttggtggatgtttctcagtggtttggtggaGGTTTCTCAGTAGTTTGGTGGAGgtttctcattggtttggtggacgtttctcagtggtttggtggatgtgtctcattggtttggtggatgtttctcattggtttggtgGATGTTTGAATGGTTTGGTGGACgtttctcattggtttggtggacgtttctcattggtttggtggacgtttctcagtggtttggtggacgtttctcagtggtttggtggacgtttctcagtggtttggtggacgtttctcagtggtttggtggatgtttctcattggtttggtgGATGTTTCTCATTGGTTTGA
- the LOC127535787 gene encoding uncharacterized protein LOC127535787 isoform X7 yields the protein MFEWFGGRFSLVWWTFLIGLVDVSQWFGGRFSVVWWTFLSGLVDVSQWFGGGLNGLVDVSHWFGGGFSLVWWMFLIGLVDVSHWFGGRFSVVWWTFVSGLVEVSQWFGGGFSVVWWTFLSGLVEVSHWFGGRFSVVWWMCLIGLVDVSHWFGGCLNGLVDVSHWFGGRFSLVWWTFLSGLVDVSQWFGGCFSVVWWMFLIGLVDVSHWFGGRFSVVWWTFLIGLVDVSQWFGGCFSLVWWTFLSGLVDVSHWFGGRFSVFLLDVSHWFGGCFSLVWWRFLIGLVDVSHWFGGRFSVVWWRFLSGLVEV from the exons ATGTTTGAATGGTTTGGTGGACgtttctcattggtttggtggacgtttctcattggtttggtggacgtttctcagtggtttggtggacgtttctcagtggtttggtggacgtttctcagtggtttggtggac gtttctcagtggtttggtggaggtttgaatggtttggtggatgtttctcattggtttggtggaggtttctcattggtttggtggatgtttctcattggtttggtggatgtttctcattggtttggtggacgtttctcagtggtttggtggacgtttgtcagtggtttggtggaggtttctcagtggtttggtggag gtttctcagtggtttggtggacgtttctcagtggtttggtggaggtttctcattggtttggtggacgtttctcagtggtttggtggatgtgtctcattggtttggtggatgtttctcattggtttggtgGATGTTTGAATGGTTTGGTGGACgtttctcattggtttggtggacgtttctcattggtttggtggacgtttctcagtggtttggtggacgtttctcagtggtttggtggatgtttctcagtggtttggtggatgtttctcattggtttggtggatgtttctcattggtttggtggacgtttctcagtggtttggtggacgtttctcattggtttggtggacgtttctcagtggtttggtggatgtttctcattggtttggtggacgtttctcagtggtttggtggatgtttctcattggtttggtggacgtttctcagtttttttgttggatgtttctcattggtttggtggatgtttctcattggtttggtggaggtttctcattggtttggtggacgtttctcattggtttggtggacgtttctcagtggtttggtggaggtttctcagtggtttggtggaggtttga
- the LOC127535787 gene encoding uncharacterized protein LOC127535787 isoform X6: MVWWTFEWFGGCFSVVWWMFLSGLVDVSQWFGGCFSVDWWTFLSGLVDVSQWFGGCFSVDWWTFLSGLVDVSHWFGGCFSLVWWMFEWFGGRFSLVWWTFLIGLVDVSQWFGGRFSVVWWMFLIGLVDVSQWFGGRFSVFCWMFLIGLVDVSHWFGGGFSLVWWTFLIGLVDVSQWFGGGFSVVWWRFEWFGGCFSVVWWTFLSGLVEVSHWFGGRFSVVWWMCLIGLVDVSHWFGGCLNGLVDVSHWFGGRFSLVWWTFLSGLVDVSQWFGGCFSVVWWMFLIGLVDVSHWFGGRFSVVWWTFLIGLVDVSQWFGGCFSLVWWTFLSGLVDVSHWFGGRFSVFLLDVSHWFGGCFSLVWWRFLIGLVDVSHWFGGRFSVVWWRFLSGLVEV; the protein is encoded by the exons ATGGTTTGGTGGACGTTTGAATGGTTTGGTGGATGTttctcagtggtttggtggatgtttctcagtggtttggtggatgtttctcagtggtttggtggatgtTTCTCAGTGGATTGGTGGACGTttctcagtggtttggtggatgtttctcagtggtttggtggatgtTTCTCAGTGGATTGGTGGACGTttctcagtggtttggtggatgtttctcattggtttggtggatgtttctcattggtttggtgGATGTTTGAATGGTTTGGTGGACgtttctcattggtttggtggacgtttctcattggtttggtggacgtttctcagtggtttggtggacgtttctcagtggtttggtggatgtttctcattggtttggtggacgtttctcagtggtttggtggacgtttctcagttttttgttggatgtttctcattggtttggtggatgtttctcattggtttggtggaggtttctcattggtttggtggacgtttctcattggtttggtggacgtttctcagtggtttggtggaggtttctcagtggtttggtggaggtttgaatggtttggtggat gtttctcagtggtttggtggacgtttctcagtggtttggtggaggtttctcattggtttggtggacgtttctcagtggtttggtggatgtgtctcattggtttggtggatgtttctcattggtttggtgGATGTTTGAATGGTTTGGTGGACgtttctcattggtttggtggacgtttctcattggtttggtggacgtttctcagtggtttggtggacgtttctcagtggtttggtggatgtttctcagtggtttggtggatgtttctcattggtttggtggatgtttctcattggtttggtggacgtttctcagtggtttggtggacgtttctcattggtttggtggacgtttctcagtggtttggtggatgtttctcattggtttggtggacgtttctcagtggtttggtggatgtttctcattggtttggtggacgtttctcagtttttttgttggatgtttctcattggtttggtggatgtttctcattggtttggtggaggtttctcattggtttggtggacgtttctcattggtttggtggacgtttctcagtggtttggtggaggtttctcagtggtttggtggaggtttga
- the LOC127535787 gene encoding uncharacterized protein LOC127535787 isoform X5: MVWWMFLSGLVDVSQWFGGGFSLVWWTFLSGLVDVSHWFGGCFSLVWWMFEWFGGRFSLVWWTFLIGLVDVSQWFGGRFSVVWWMFLSGLVDVSHWFGGCFSLVWWTFLSGLVDVSHWFGGRFSVVWWMFLIGLVDVSQWFGGCFSLVWWTFLSFFVGCFSLVWWMFLIGLVEVSHWFGGRFSLVWWTFLSGLVEVSQWFGGGLNGLVDVSHWFGGGFSLVWWMFLIGLVDVSHWFGGRFSVVWWTFVSGLVEVSQWFGGGFSLVWWTFLIGLVDVSQWFGGCFSLVWWMFLSGLVDVSHWFGGHFSVVWWRFLSSLVEVSHWFGGRFSVVWWMCLIGLVDVSHWFGGCLNGLVDVSHWFGGCLSVVWWMFLIGLVEVSQWFGGRFSVVWWRFLIGLVDVCQWFGGCFSLVWWTFLSGLVEVSH; encoded by the exons atggtttggtggat gtttctcagtggtttggtggacgtttctcagtggtttggtggaggtttctcattggtttggtggacgtttctcagtggtttggtggatgtgtctcattggtttggtggatgtttctcattggtttggtgGATGTTTGAATGGTTTGGTGGACgtttctcattggtttggtggacgtttctcattggtttggtggacgtttctcagtggtttggtggacgtttctcagtggtttggtggatgtttctcagtggtttggtggatgtttctcattggtttggtggatgtttctcattggtttggtggacgtttctcagtggtttggtggacgtttctcattggtttggtggacgtttctcagtggtttggtggatgtttctcattggtttggtggacgtttctcagtggtttggtggatgtttctcattggtttggtggacgtttctcagtttttttgttggatgtttctcattggtttggtggatgtttctcattggtttggtggaggtttctcattggtttggtggacgtttctcattggtttggtggacgtttctcagtggtttggtggaggtttctcagtggtttggtggaggtttgaatggtttggtggatgtttctcattggtttggtggaggtttctcattggtttggtggatgtttctcattggtttggtggatgtttctcattggtttggtggacgtttctcagtggtttggtggacgtttgtcagtggtttggtggaggtttctcagtggtttggtggaggtttctcattggtttggtggacgtttctcattggtttggtggacgtttctcagtggtttggtggatgtttctcattggtttggtggatgtttctcagtggtttggtggatgtttctcattggtttggtggacatttctcagtggtttggtggaGGTTTCTCAGTAGTTTGGTGGAGgtttctcattggtttggtggacgtttctcagtggtttggtggatgtgtctcattggtttggtggatgtttctcattggtttggtggatgtttgaatggtttggtggatgtttctcattggtttggtggatgtttgtcagtggtttggtggatgtttctcattggtttggtggaggtttctcagtggtttggtggacgtttctcagtggtttggtggag